One Myotis daubentonii chromosome 3, mMyoDau2.1, whole genome shotgun sequence genomic window carries:
- the TRIM59 gene encoding tripartite motif-containing protein 59 isoform X1: MIPRLLLQQLNNKKRIWKSWTRYNIVSVQTRRPTKQKMYNFEDELTCPICYSIFEDPRVLPCSHTFCRNCLENVLQASGNFYIWRPLRIPLKCPNCRSIIEIASTGIESLPVNFALRAIIEKYQQEDHPDIVTCPEHYRQPLNVYCLLDKKLVCGHCLTIGQHHGHPIDDLQSAYLKEKDTPQKLLEQLTDAHWTDLTCLIEKLEEEKSHSEKVVQSDKEVVLQYFKELSDILEQKKKNFLTALSDVGNLINQEYTPQIERIRDMRKQQLELMTLTTSLQEESPLKFLEKVDDVRQRVQVLKQSPLPEVQRIEIYPRVSQVLKEDWSITEIGQIKKLLIPEMKISSTRMPCSWPADEKEVEFFKILNIVTVTVISVILMLILFFNQHIITFLNENTSLCFSEVSISVYQSLSNNLHNLKGMLYHTLHLLKEFMWKIVFR, encoded by the exons ATGATACCGCGCCTGCTGCTGCAGCAACTG AATAACAAGAAAAGAATCTGGAAAAGTTGGACAAGATACAATATCGTCAGTGTCCAAACTAGAAGACCAACAAAGCAG AAAATGTACAATTTTGAGGACGAGTTAACATGTCCCATTTGTTACAGTATTTTTGAAGATCCCCGTGTACTACCATGCTCTCATACATTTTGTAGAAACTGCTTGGAAAATGTTCTTCAGGCATCTGGTAACTTTTATATATGGAGACCATTACGAATTCCACTAAAGTGCCCTAATTGCAGAAGTATTATTGAAATTGCTTCAACTGGGATTGAATCTTTACCTGTTAATTTTGCATTAAGGGCTATTATTGAAAAGTACCAGCAAGAAGATCATCCAGATATTGTCACTTGCCCTGAACATTACAGGCAACCCTTAAATGTATACTGTCTACTAGATAAAAAATTAGTTTGTGGTCATTGCCTTACCATAGGCCAACATCATGGTCATCCTATAGATGATCTTCAAAGTGCCTATCTGAAAGAGAAGGACACGCCGCAAAAACTGCTGGAACAGTTAACTGACGCACACTGGACAGACCTTACTTGTCTTATTGAAAAGCTGGAAGAAGAAAAATCTCATTCGGAGAAAGTGGTCCAAAGTGATAAAGAAGTTGTTCTCCAGTATTTTAAGGAGCTTAGTGATAtattagaacagaaaaaaaaaaacttcctaactgctctctctgaTGTTGGCAATCTGATTAATCAAGAATATACTCCACAAATTGAAAGAATAAGAGACATGAGGAAGCAGCAGCTTGAATTAATGACATTGACAACATCTTTACAAGAGGAGTCCCCACTTAAATTTCTTGAAAAAGTTGATGATGTCCGTCAGCGTGTGCAGGTCTTGAAACAAAGTCCACTTCCCGAGGTCCAGCGTATTGAAATTTATCCTCGAGTAAGCCAAGTATTGAAAGAAGATTGGAGCATAACAGAAATTGGACAAATTAAGAAACTTCTCATTCCTGAAATGAAAATTTCTTCAACCAGGATGCCATGTTCCTGGCCTGCTGATGAAAAGGAAGTTGAATTTTTTAAGATTCTAAACATTGTTACAGTTACAGTAATTTCAGTGATACTGATGTTGATCCTCTTTTTTAACCAACACATAATAACCTTTCTAAATGAAAATACTTCATTGTGTTTTTCTGAAGTCTCTATATCTGTTTACCAAAGTTTATCTAACAATCTGCACAATTTAAAGGGTATGCTATATCACACTCTACATTTACTGAAGGAATTCATGTGGAAAATAGTCTTTCGTTGA
- the TRIM59 gene encoding tripartite motif-containing protein 59 isoform X2 — translation MYNFEDELTCPICYSIFEDPRVLPCSHTFCRNCLENVLQASGNFYIWRPLRIPLKCPNCRSIIEIASTGIESLPVNFALRAIIEKYQQEDHPDIVTCPEHYRQPLNVYCLLDKKLVCGHCLTIGQHHGHPIDDLQSAYLKEKDTPQKLLEQLTDAHWTDLTCLIEKLEEEKSHSEKVVQSDKEVVLQYFKELSDILEQKKKNFLTALSDVGNLINQEYTPQIERIRDMRKQQLELMTLTTSLQEESPLKFLEKVDDVRQRVQVLKQSPLPEVQRIEIYPRVSQVLKEDWSITEIGQIKKLLIPEMKISSTRMPCSWPADEKEVEFFKILNIVTVTVISVILMLILFFNQHIITFLNENTSLCFSEVSISVYQSLSNNLHNLKGMLYHTLHLLKEFMWKIVFR, via the coding sequence ATGTACAATTTTGAGGACGAGTTAACATGTCCCATTTGTTACAGTATTTTTGAAGATCCCCGTGTACTACCATGCTCTCATACATTTTGTAGAAACTGCTTGGAAAATGTTCTTCAGGCATCTGGTAACTTTTATATATGGAGACCATTACGAATTCCACTAAAGTGCCCTAATTGCAGAAGTATTATTGAAATTGCTTCAACTGGGATTGAATCTTTACCTGTTAATTTTGCATTAAGGGCTATTATTGAAAAGTACCAGCAAGAAGATCATCCAGATATTGTCACTTGCCCTGAACATTACAGGCAACCCTTAAATGTATACTGTCTACTAGATAAAAAATTAGTTTGTGGTCATTGCCTTACCATAGGCCAACATCATGGTCATCCTATAGATGATCTTCAAAGTGCCTATCTGAAAGAGAAGGACACGCCGCAAAAACTGCTGGAACAGTTAACTGACGCACACTGGACAGACCTTACTTGTCTTATTGAAAAGCTGGAAGAAGAAAAATCTCATTCGGAGAAAGTGGTCCAAAGTGATAAAGAAGTTGTTCTCCAGTATTTTAAGGAGCTTAGTGATAtattagaacagaaaaaaaaaaacttcctaactgctctctctgaTGTTGGCAATCTGATTAATCAAGAATATACTCCACAAATTGAAAGAATAAGAGACATGAGGAAGCAGCAGCTTGAATTAATGACATTGACAACATCTTTACAAGAGGAGTCCCCACTTAAATTTCTTGAAAAAGTTGATGATGTCCGTCAGCGTGTGCAGGTCTTGAAACAAAGTCCACTTCCCGAGGTCCAGCGTATTGAAATTTATCCTCGAGTAAGCCAAGTATTGAAAGAAGATTGGAGCATAACAGAAATTGGACAAATTAAGAAACTTCTCATTCCTGAAATGAAAATTTCTTCAACCAGGATGCCATGTTCCTGGCCTGCTGATGAAAAGGAAGTTGAATTTTTTAAGATTCTAAACATTGTTACAGTTACAGTAATTTCAGTGATACTGATGTTGATCCTCTTTTTTAACCAACACATAATAACCTTTCTAAATGAAAATACTTCATTGTGTTTTTCTGAAGTCTCTATATCTGTTTACCAAAGTTTATCTAACAATCTGCACAATTTAAAGGGTATGCTATATCACACTCTACATTTACTGAAGGAATTCATGTGGAAAATAGTCTTTCGTTGA